The proteins below are encoded in one region of Sander lucioperca isolate FBNREF2018 chromosome 11, SLUC_FBN_1.2, whole genome shotgun sequence:
- the mpl gene encoding thrombopoietin receptor, which yields MNLPCRWEILFIILWIQVGFVPGIHCKDGTVNHLSREDVLLLKDEQDPKCFTRTEEDFTCFFETADNGTYDLLYSFDRKKMCEMSVQGTEEGTFLHICSFPESDVFSFVAIHLEVVEPKTNTSLYNRTVSVEDHFLLDPPFSVSLHQNGQAGQLQVSWYTNVLKNWKDNVMYRIQYFSKRLGEKIKEAKERDILDSLVPGEEVEVKVTVKCALNPNAGHWSSWSHPVRAMVPQSADDISLKCYTSDLQNISCQWNGNRYSKENEYKLFHKMGFSEALGWTEWTECLADRDLTELCHFRGDKSRKVRVKLSSTSAPLGRTFYTQEFTLNNSIKTPPPCHLRGALEKDKFCLKWKAPLLSLSAHLQYEVSYQIRGAEAWMTVSLMGPETHTCLDVPAGSWYNVKVRAKPTGSIYSGHWSDWSDVLTGTNPTDIGTLLWVCIPVSMLIIAIILICLFPTYLSKLKLYFWPPVPNLDKVLQGFLTEINGPRWNPPITAKQCPEETTSSVVEILSEDEVSGLGKPSEGSTQLLSPERRHREQVDGSCGTKVFPDYVTLNKDSVILCPKGNKYVYKEVGEKGGQGESDALVQTCHGSCTDGSVCTPPCLGSDFLNDSYLPLAEPADRFHCKVPVTRGPGNLYTNFPCI from the exons ATGAATTTACCCTGCAGGTGGGAGATACTCTTTATTATCTTGTGGATACAAGTGGGCTTTGTGCCTGGGATACATTGCAAGGATGGAACAGTCAATCATCTGTCAAGGGAAG ATGTTTTGCTCTTAAAGGATGAACAGGATCCTAAATGTTTCACCCGAACAGAAGAGGATTTCACCTGCTTCTTTGAGACTGCAGACAACGGGACTTACGATTTACTTTACAGTTTTGACAG aaagaaaatgtgtgaaatgtCTGTCCAGGGAACAGAAGAGGGAACTTTCCTCCACATCTGCTCATTTCCTGAGTCAGATGTGTTTTCGTTTGTGGCTATACACCTGGAAGTTGTTGAGCCCAAAACCAACACCAGCCTCTACAATCGGACTGTCTCTGTGGAGGACCACT TTCTCCTGGATCCCCCCTTCAGTGTGTCTTTACACCAAAATGGCCAAGCAGGACAGCTGCAGGTTTCATGGtacacaaatgttttgaaaaactggAAAGATAATGTGATGTACAGGATTCAATACTTTTCCAAGAGGCTGGGAGAGAAGATAAAAGag GCAAAGGAGAGAGACATACTAGACTCTCTGGTACCAGGGGAGGAGGTTGAGGTCAAGGTTACTGTTAAATGTGCCTTAAATCCAAATGCAGGACACTGGAGCAGCTGGTCACACCCTGTGCGAGCTATGGTCCCCCAAAGTGCAG atgacATTTCACTAAAGTGCTACACATCTGACCTCCAAAATATCAGTTGTCAGTGGAATGGAAACAGATATAGTAAAGAGAATGAGTACAAACTTTTCCACAAAATGGGTTTCAG TGAAGCTTTGGGCTGGACAGAATGGACCGAGTGTCTCGCTGACAGGGATTTGACTGAACTGTGCCATTTCCGTGGAGACAAGTCCAGAAAAGTCAGGGTCAAGCTCAGCAGCACTTCAGCTCCACTCGGCAGAACCTTCTACACTCAGGAGTTCACTCTCAACAACAGCA TCAAAACGCCCCCACCATGTCATTTGAGAGGAGCACTGGAGAAAGACAAGTTCTGCTTGAAATGGAAAGctcctcttctgtctctgtccgctcaCCTGCAGTATGAAGTCAGCTACCAGATCAGAGGGGCTGAAGCGTGGATG ACGGTGTCCCTAATGGGtcctgagacacacacatgtcTAGACGTTCCAGCAGGTAGCTGGTACAATGTTAAAGTCAGAGCTAAACCTACTGGGTCCATTTACTCAGGTCACTGGAGTGACTGGTCAGATGTGCTGACTGGTACCAACCCCACTGACATAG GCACATTGCTCTGGGTGTGTATCCCTGTCTCGATGCTGATAATTGCCATCATCCTCATCTGCTTGTTTCCAACGTACCTCAG tAAGCTCAAGCTGTATTTTTGGCCGCCAGTGCCCAACCTTGATAAAGTCCTACAAGGTTTTCTGACTGAGATCAACGGGCCGAGATGG AATCCTCCGATAACAGCAAAGCAGTGCCCTGAAGAAACTACTTCATCCGTGGTGGAGATATTGTCTGAAGATGAGGTTTCAGGATTGGGGAAGCCATCAGAGGGATCCACCCAGCTTCTGTCACCAGAAAGACGCCACAGAGAACAGGTAGATGGAAGCTGTGGGACTAAAGTCTTTCCAGACTATGTGACTCTGAACAAAGACAGTGTCATTCTTTGCCCAAAAGGAAACAAGTATGTCTACAAGGAGGTTGGAGAGAAAGGAGGCCAGGGGGAGAGTGATGCGCTTGTCCAAACATGTCACGGCTCCTGCACTGATGGCTCAGTCTGTACCCCACCCTGCTTAGGCAGTGACTTCCTTAACGATTCCTACTTGCCTCTGGCTGAGCCTGCAGACAGATTTCACTGCAAGGTCCCTGTTACAAGGGGGCCAGGCAACCTCTATACTAATTTCCCCTGTAtctaa